The following coding sequences lie in one Peribacillus frigoritolerans genomic window:
- a CDS encoding efflux RND transporter permease subunit, protein MEFFTKWAFKNKAAVSLVTIFILLIGVVSYFKLPMEFLPSADNPQVTIITMGQGTDSKTMEAQVTDPIERAVTGVKGKSSIYSTTGDGFSKVDLFFEAGSDMKQAKLDVQEALSSVALPQSMAKPTVTQLNTSMIPISFVAVTFKDGLTAENIDFAKKELEPLYKDIKGVSDVQTFGVSQSILSVKVDNEELAKKKVSIQDVMSVLNGQNAALAVGEKVIDGKASNIKVIGDLTSIEKLEALKVTPNVALGEIAKVEEAKDGNLISRFNGKESIDLSIIKDSQSNAVTISKEVEKVAKEINEKYSDQKSTIYLSTADMVETSVQTMVKEVLLGALFATIVIMVFLRNVRSTFITIVSIPLSLGFTLFLLSLSGVTLNILTLGGVAVAIGRLVDDSIVVIENIFRKMQQEKISVELVMDATKEVGVAITASTLTTVAVFLPVALLNGGLQEFLLPFALTVTYSLLASLIVALTVVPLMSAGLLKRTELPKHRPAKRFTKLVTWSLNHKWVVLIVALLLFVGSVGTYFAMPKGAIDNSSADYVSVTLTYPNDQPYEKVKEKAGELEETMQDMSEVDNIFMQLGNSAETAQYGAVTSPTEATFGILVKDKANVDSILEKMEKEQENYPDAKLTAQASSFMMGASKTNITIDVIGSNVEDLERTANKVKESIQDIKGIEDVTTNQDEKKTIYSFKVDPAKGNTEQIGQQLGIMLNKTPIGHITLQDKQTPVVLEPILDPKKPEDLKSIPIMTDGGLAPVSKVASLKSEESATTQFHKDGETYLQLTATVDPTKLSDIASKINLEIFGDKEDKGLDIPNDVEILVGGASAQQTDDFSDLFLTMLISIGIVFLIMVITFKSIKAPIAILFSLPFAAIGAVLGLVISRIPVDITALLGALMLIGIVVTNAIVLLDRVKQNEEKMIIRDAIVEATATRFRPIIMTAVATICAMLPLLYKKAETGSLVSQSLAIVVIGGLAVSTLLTLIVIPCIYELLYYKKSKKQRKKKREPVNEQIEM, encoded by the coding sequence GTGGAGTTTTTTACTAAGTGGGCGTTTAAGAACAAGGCTGCCGTTTCATTGGTAACCATATTTATTTTGTTGATAGGAGTTGTCAGTTATTTTAAGCTGCCGATGGAATTTTTACCATCTGCTGATAATCCACAAGTTACGATTATCACAATGGGGCAGGGCACCGATTCGAAAACGATGGAAGCACAAGTTACAGATCCGATTGAAAGGGCAGTTACGGGAGTTAAAGGAAAGAGTTCAATATACTCCACCACTGGAGATGGTTTTTCTAAAGTAGATCTATTCTTTGAAGCCGGATCGGATATGAAACAAGCGAAACTTGATGTTCAAGAGGCTTTAAGCAGTGTAGCATTGCCGCAAAGCATGGCAAAGCCTACTGTTACACAGTTAAATACATCAATGATTCCCATTTCATTTGTAGCTGTTACTTTTAAGGATGGATTAACAGCTGAAAATATAGACTTTGCCAAGAAAGAATTAGAGCCTTTGTATAAAGATATTAAAGGGGTTTCGGATGTACAGACATTTGGAGTTTCGCAATCCATTCTTTCAGTCAAAGTGGATAATGAAGAATTGGCTAAAAAGAAAGTCTCCATTCAAGATGTCATGAGCGTCCTTAACGGTCAGAATGCAGCTCTGGCCGTAGGCGAAAAAGTGATTGATGGGAAGGCAAGTAACATCAAGGTTATCGGGGATTTAACAAGTATTGAAAAATTAGAAGCGCTAAAGGTCACTCCGAATGTCGCACTTGGAGAGATAGCAAAAGTTGAAGAAGCGAAGGATGGCAACCTCATCAGTCGCTTTAACGGAAAGGAAAGCATTGATTTAAGCATTATCAAGGACAGTCAATCAAATGCTGTCACAATCAGTAAAGAGGTTGAAAAAGTAGCAAAAGAAATTAATGAAAAGTATAGTGACCAGAAATCGACCATTTATTTATCTACAGCTGATATGGTGGAGACTTCCGTTCAGACGATGGTAAAAGAAGTTCTGCTAGGTGCGCTATTCGCTACGATTGTAATCATGGTCTTTTTACGGAATGTACGATCTACATTCATTACAATCGTATCCATACCGCTATCTCTTGGCTTTACGTTATTTTTGCTGTCATTGTCGGGAGTGACGCTGAATATTTTGACGCTGGGCGGTGTCGCTGTAGCGATCGGGCGCTTGGTGGACGATAGTATTGTTGTTATTGAAAATATTTTCCGGAAAATGCAGCAGGAGAAGATTTCAGTCGAATTGGTGATGGATGCAACTAAAGAGGTGGGAGTGGCGATAACCGCTTCAACCCTTACTACTGTAGCTGTTTTCTTGCCGGTTGCTTTATTGAATGGAGGGCTTCAGGAGTTTCTTCTTCCTTTCGCTTTGACTGTCACTTATTCTTTGCTGGCTTCTCTGATTGTGGCATTGACGGTTGTTCCGTTAATGAGCGCAGGGTTGCTGAAAAGGACGGAGCTGCCAAAACATCGACCGGCCAAGCGTTTTACCAAACTGGTTACTTGGTCATTAAACCATAAATGGGTAGTCTTGATTGTTGCTTTGCTGTTGTTTGTCGGTTCCGTTGGTACATATTTTGCCATGCCAAAAGGGGCGATTGATAATTCTTCAGCAGACTATGTCTCCGTGACATTAACTTATCCAAATGATCAGCCTTATGAGAAAGTAAAGGAAAAAGCGGGTGAACTCGAAGAAACGATGCAGGATATGAGTGAAGTGGATAATATTTTCATGCAATTAGGAAACTCAGCCGAGACGGCCCAATATGGTGCAGTCACATCACCTACAGAAGCAACTTTCGGCATCCTCGTAAAGGATAAAGCAAATGTAGATTCAATCCTGGAAAAAATGGAAAAGGAACAAGAAAACTATCCTGATGCGAAGCTTACGGCCCAAGCCTCTTCCTTTATGATGGGGGCATCAAAGACGAACATTACGATAGATGTGATCGGCAGTAATGTTGAAGATTTGGAACGGACGGCCAATAAGGTCAAGGAAAGCATTCAGGATATTAAGGGAATTGAAGATGTTACAACAAACCAAGACGAAAAGAAAACGATTTATTCATTCAAGGTAGATCCGGCTAAAGGCAATACAGAACAAATCGGTCAACAATTAGGTATCATGCTTAATAAAACACCTATCGGCCATATAACCTTGCAGGATAAGCAGACACCTGTCGTCCTTGAACCCATCTTGGATCCTAAAAAACCAGAGGATTTAAAAAGTATTCCGATTATGACAGACGGCGGTCTAGCTCCGGTGTCTAAGGTTGCTTCTTTAAAGAGCGAAGAGAGTGCAACAACGCAGTTCCATAAAGATGGAGAAACGTATCTTCAATTAACGGCAACGGTCGATCCGACTAAGCTTTCCGATATTGCAAGCAAAATAAATCTTGAGATATTTGGAGATAAAGAGGATAAAGGCCTTGATATTCCGAATGATGTAGAAATTTTAGTCGGGGGAGCGAGTGCTCAGCAGACAGATGATTTTTCCGATTTGTTCCTTACGATGTTAATATCGATCGGCATTGTCTTTTTAATCATGGTTATAACATTTAAATCGATCAAAGCACCGATCGCCATTCTATTTTCCTTGCCATTCGCTGCTATTGGAGCGGTATTAGGATTGGTTATCAGTCGAATTCCAGTTGATATTACAGCACTGCTGGGTGCTCTCATGTTAATAGGAATTGTTGTGACAAACGCAATTGTGCTTCTGGATCGAGTGAAACAAAACGAAGAAAAAATGATCATCCGTGATGCAATCGTCGAAGCGACAGCCACAAGATTCCGTCCGATCATAATGACGGCTGTAGCAACGATTTGTGCCATGCTGCCGCTTTTATATAAAAAGGCGGAAACAGGAAGCTTGGTTTCACAAAGTTTAGCGATCGTTGTCATTGGCGGGCTAGCTGTGTCTACACTGCTCACACTTATCGTCATTCCATGTATATACGAATTGTTGTACTACAAAAAATCGAAAAAACAGAGAAAGAAAAAGAGAGAACCCGTTAACGAACAAATAGAGATGTAA
- a CDS encoding polysaccharide deacetylase family protein, with the protein MKKKLIFIGLGILVVFLLLFGTYKLMNSRTYQVFGGLTDNVETNEKVVALTFDDGPSKNVNQILPLLDKYDVKATFFLIGNEIEKYPEEAGKIAEAGHQIGNHTYSHRRMVFKSPSYIKAEIEKTDKLIQNSGYKGEIDIRPPNGKKILGLPYYLNKNDRDTITWNLEPDSYYTSASDKVKYVKENIRPGSIILMHPMYDDTGKELQAIEGILQELTNEGYTFVTVNELQEM; encoded by the coding sequence ATGAAAAAGAAACTGATATTCATTGGATTGGGAATCCTGGTTGTTTTCCTGCTATTGTTTGGTACGTATAAATTAATGAATTCAAGAACATATCAGGTATTCGGTGGATTAACGGATAATGTCGAGACGAATGAAAAAGTGGTCGCTTTGACTTTTGATGATGGCCCATCAAAGAATGTAAATCAAATCCTTCCGTTATTGGATAAATACGATGTAAAGGCTACATTCTTCCTGATTGGTAATGAAATCGAAAAGTATCCAGAGGAAGCGGGAAAAATAGCGGAAGCAGGACATCAGATTGGCAATCACACGTATTCCCACAGGCGAATGGTGTTTAAATCGCCTTCTTATATCAAGGCGGAAATCGAGAAAACGGATAAATTAATTCAAAACTCCGGATATAAGGGTGAAATTGATATCCGGCCGCCAAACGGGAAAAAAATCTTAGGTTTGCCTTATTATTTAAATAAAAACGATAGAGACACCATTACTTGGAATTTGGAACCAGATAGCTATTACACTTCAGCTTCTGACAAAGTGAAGTATGTGAAGGAAAATATAAGACCAGGTTCGATCATCCTGATGCATCCGATGTACGATGATACAGGTAAAGAGCTTCAAGCGATTGAAGGGATCTTACAAGAGTTAACGAATGAAGGGTATACGTTTGTAACGGTCAATGAACTTCAGGAAATGTAG
- a CDS encoding ASCH domain-containing protein, translating into MNVKAELYWNAFWQGKEEEKPHSVSAWQFGADPDQLAQLVMAGIKTATCSGYVFYEEETEPLPSVGDYSIILSGEDEPLAIIQTVKVEVLPMNEVSEEFAIAEGEGDRTYTYWWDAHEKFFKEELDKIGHTFQVDMLLVCERFELIHVK; encoded by the coding sequence ATGAATGTCAAAGCGGAATTATATTGGAATGCATTTTGGCAAGGGAAAGAAGAAGAAAAACCCCATTCAGTCAGTGCGTGGCAATTCGGGGCCGATCCCGATCAATTGGCTCAATTAGTGATGGCTGGGATAAAAACCGCTACATGCTCGGGGTATGTTTTTTATGAGGAAGAAACTGAACCATTACCATCCGTGGGTGATTATAGCATTATTTTAAGCGGTGAGGATGAGCCCTTAGCCATCATCCAAACAGTGAAAGTCGAAGTATTGCCCATGAATGAAGTGAGTGAAGAGTTTGCGATTGCAGAAGGGGAAGGCGATCGAACATATACATACTGGTGGGACGCACATGAAAAATTTTTTAAAGAAGAACTGGACAAAATCGGACACACCTTTCAAGTAGATATGCTGCTAGTGTGTGAGCGTTTTGAATTGATACATGTAAAGTGA
- a CDS encoding VOC family protein translates to MIRGLYEAHLPVRDLKRSIEFYEGLGLQLDHKVEDNLAFLWIEKDKSWLGLWESEKVKVEYHPSLRHIAFQVSLEDLKCSVAWLEDRGYAPREAFGFEPIEPFVMPHGEYAHAKIHFNDPDGNSLELISKLDNPKKIKNRMYLSEWEHEYRSEKNE, encoded by the coding sequence ATGATAAGAGGTTTATATGAAGCACATTTACCGGTTCGTGATTTGAAACGTTCCATCGAATTCTATGAGGGGCTTGGTTTGCAGTTGGATCATAAAGTTGAAGACAACCTGGCTTTTCTATGGATTGAAAAGGATAAAAGTTGGCTGGGGCTTTGGGAATCGGAAAAAGTGAAAGTTGAGTATCATCCCTCCCTACGGCATATCGCTTTTCAAGTATCATTGGAAGATTTAAAGTGCTCAGTCGCATGGCTTGAAGATAGAGGCTATGCGCCAAGAGAGGCTTTTGGATTTGAACCAATTGAACCTTTCGTGATGCCTCACGGGGAATATGCCCACGCTAAAATTCACTTTAATGATCCAGACGGAAACAGTTTGGAGTTAATTAGTAAACTGGATAATCCAAAAAAAATCAAGAATCGTATGTATTTAAGTGAATGGGAACATGAATACAGAAGTGAAAAAAACGAATGA
- a CDS encoding GNAT family N-acetyltransferase, with the protein MVTFRNATAEDLSEIVQMLADDVLGRERERYENPLPDSYIKAFESIDADENNELIVACLGEEIVGVQQITFTPYITHQGGWRATIEGVRTASTERGKGIGSKLIQYAIDRAKARGCLIIQLTTDKKREETLRFYERLGFKSTHEGMKMKL; encoded by the coding sequence ATGGTCACATTCAGGAATGCGACAGCAGAAGACTTAAGTGAAATCGTACAGATGCTTGCGGATGATGTTTTGGGGAGGGAAAGGGAGCGCTATGAAAATCCGCTTCCAGACAGCTATATAAAAGCATTTGAATCCATTGATGCAGATGAGAATAATGAATTGATCGTTGCATGTCTTGGTGAGGAAATCGTTGGGGTGCAGCAAATCACTTTCACTCCTTATATTACCCATCAAGGCGGTTGGAGAGCTACGATCGAAGGGGTTCGGACGGCATCTACAGAACGAGGGAAAGGTATTGGAAGCAAGTTGATTCAATATGCTATTGACCGTGCAAAAGCGCGGGGCTGCCTTATCATTCAACTGACGACCGATAAAAAGCGGGAAGAAACGCTGCGTTTTTATGAACGTTTAGGATTCAAATCCACTCATGAAGGCATGAAAATGAAACTTTAA
- the garD gene encoding galactarate dehydratase yields MDTKTQLSEVPLYIKVNGIDNVAIVVNTGGLDQGTVFPCGLELKERVPQGHKVALMDIVQNEAIIRYGEVIGYAAESISKGCWIDESLVILPSSPDLKELPVANDIPKTLPPLEGYTFQGFRNGDGSVGTKNILGITTSVQCVVGVLDFVVNRIKKELLPKYPNVDDVFAINHNYGCGVAINAPEAVIPIRTIQNLAKHPNFGGEALVVGLGCEKLSPMRINPSGDDSDIISLQDQQGFAGMVQSIMEMAEERLIKLNRRQRETFPVSELVIGTQCGGSDAFSGVTANPAVGYATDLLVRAGATVLFSEVTEVRDAIHLLTPRAVNEEVGRALIKEMDWYDNYLALGDADRSANPSPGNKKGGLANVVEKSLGSIAKSGSSPISGVLAPGEKAAEKGLIFAATPASDFVCGTLQLASGMHLQVFSTGRGTPYNLAMASVIKVSTRNTLTEQWKDLIDINAGTIATGEATIEEVGWEIFHLILEVASGKKKTWAEHWGLHNDLALFNPAPIT; encoded by the coding sequence GTGGATACGAAAACGCAACTGTCGGAGGTACCGCTTTATATTAAGGTGAATGGGATCGACAATGTCGCCATCGTGGTTAATACGGGGGGCTTGGATCAAGGAACCGTTTTCCCGTGTGGGCTTGAATTGAAAGAAAGAGTGCCACAAGGCCACAAAGTGGCTTTAATGGATATAGTCCAGAATGAAGCCATCATACGCTATGGGGAAGTTATCGGTTATGCGGCAGAATCAATCAGTAAGGGCTGTTGGATTGACGAATCACTGGTGATACTTCCGTCTTCTCCGGATTTAAAGGAATTGCCGGTAGCAAATGATATTCCGAAAACTTTACCCCCGCTTGAAGGATATACATTTCAAGGATTCCGCAATGGAGATGGCAGTGTTGGAACCAAGAATATATTGGGCATTACAACTAGCGTTCAATGTGTAGTGGGCGTGCTGGATTTCGTCGTGAACCGGATAAAAAAAGAGCTTCTCCCGAAGTATCCCAATGTTGATGATGTTTTCGCCATAAATCACAATTATGGATGCGGAGTCGCTATCAATGCACCAGAAGCGGTCATTCCCATTCGCACGATACAGAACCTCGCGAAACACCCGAATTTCGGCGGGGAAGCCTTGGTAGTTGGACTGGGGTGTGAAAAACTATCTCCAATGAGAATAAATCCAAGCGGGGACGATTCAGATATCATTTCACTTCAGGATCAGCAGGGATTTGCGGGAATGGTCCAATCCATTATGGAAATGGCAGAGGAACGTTTAATCAAGTTGAACCGCCGGCAGCGGGAGACATTTCCGGTTTCCGAATTAGTCATCGGCACGCAGTGCGGTGGAAGTGATGCATTCTCTGGTGTCACAGCTAACCCTGCCGTAGGATATGCTACAGATCTGTTAGTCAGGGCAGGGGCAACCGTTCTATTCTCTGAAGTAACAGAAGTACGGGATGCGATTCATCTATTAACGCCTCGTGCAGTGAATGAAGAAGTGGGGAGAGCTTTAATAAAGGAAATGGATTGGTATGATAACTATCTTGCATTGGGTGATGCCGATCGAAGTGCCAATCCGTCGCCTGGAAACAAAAAGGGCGGATTGGCCAATGTAGTGGAAAAATCATTAGGCTCCATTGCCAAATCCGGAAGCAGCCCCATTTCAGGCGTACTGGCTCCAGGTGAAAAAGCAGCGGAAAAAGGGCTGATTTTTGCCGCTACACCAGCTAGTGACTTTGTTTGCGGAACGCTTCAGCTCGCTTCCGGCATGCACCTTCAAGTTTTTTCAACTGGAAGAGGCACACCTTATAATCTCGCAATGGCTTCCGTCATCAAAGTATCTACACGAAATACACTGACAGAGCAATGGAAAGATCTGATCGATATAAATGCTGGAACCATCGCTACTGGTGAAGCAACCATAGAGGAAGTTGGGTGGGAAATATTTCACCTTATTCTGGAAGTGGCCAGTGGTAAAAAGAAAACCTGGGCAGAGCATTGGGGGCTGCATAATGATTTGGCACTGTTCAATCCTGCGCCAATTACCTAA
- a CDS encoding MFS transporter encodes MNSSVAQRIRNENEHPKKTNVRFTILAMLFIVTVINYIDRSALGIAAPVMKEDLAFDAVKLGVAFSAFNWAYTAFNIPGGWLLDRFGARKVYGVALLLWSTFTFFQGFISTLLGLFILRFLVGITEAPSFPGNSRLTTMWFPQHERGRAVSIYNSAQYFGLALFTPVMAWILQEFGWHDVFFVAGGAGIFVAILWFAFVREPYNHPRVNQAEIDYINSGGGLANKEEKRKVNWSDIRLLLTNRQMVGIYIGQYALNTIVWFFLTWFPTYLVTEKGLSLIQTGFAASVPYIGAFFGGIVGGIISDILLKKGKSLAVARKTPIITGFLLSSSIVLANFTSNIFLLILIMSIAFFAKGLAGLTWSLVGDMAPKELIGLTGGIFNTIGNIAGIVTPLVIGFILAKTNSFSGALIFVASVLFIGALSYIFIVNKPERIVLIDKN; translated from the coding sequence ATGAACAGTAGCGTTGCTCAACGCATCCGCAATGAGAATGAACATCCTAAAAAAACCAATGTGCGTTTTACCATACTTGCAATGTTATTTATCGTGACCGTTATTAATTATATTGATCGTTCTGCGTTGGGTATAGCTGCTCCAGTAATGAAAGAAGACCTTGCTTTCGATGCAGTGAAATTAGGTGTTGCTTTTTCAGCCTTTAACTGGGCATATACTGCATTTAACATTCCTGGAGGTTGGTTATTAGATAGATTTGGAGCACGTAAAGTTTATGGTGTTGCTTTATTATTATGGTCCACATTTACCTTTTTTCAAGGATTTATTAGTACCTTACTTGGTTTATTCATTTTAAGATTCTTGGTTGGTATTACTGAAGCTCCATCTTTTCCAGGAAATAGCAGATTGACAACGATGTGGTTTCCACAACATGAACGTGGACGAGCAGTATCGATTTATAACTCAGCACAATATTTTGGATTAGCACTTTTCACACCGGTCATGGCATGGATTTTACAAGAGTTTGGCTGGCACGATGTTTTCTTTGTTGCAGGAGGAGCAGGTATCTTTGTAGCAATATTATGGTTTGCATTTGTACGTGAACCATACAACCATCCACGTGTAAATCAAGCAGAAATCGATTATATTAATTCAGGTGGAGGGTTAGCAAATAAAGAAGAAAAAAGAAAAGTGAACTGGTCTGATATCCGGCTTTTGTTGACAAACAGACAAATGGTCGGAATTTATATTGGTCAGTATGCGTTGAATACAATTGTTTGGTTTTTCTTAACTTGGTTCCCTACATATCTCGTAACGGAGAAGGGTTTATCTCTAATTCAAACAGGATTTGCTGCATCGGTACCTTATATAGGAGCATTTTTTGGAGGTATCGTTGGCGGGATCATTTCCGACATATTATTGAAAAAGGGGAAATCGCTCGCTGTTGCACGTAAAACACCGATTATCACTGGGTTTCTTTTATCCAGCAGTATCGTTTTAGCTAACTTCACTTCAAATATTTTTCTTCTTATCCTAATCATGTCCATTGCCTTTTTCGCAAAAGGTTTGGCAGGTCTTACATGGTCTCTTGTCGGTGATATGGCTCCAAAAGAACTTATTGGATTAACTGGGGGTATTTTTAATACCATTGGGAATATCGCGGGTATTGTAACGCCGCTTGTCATTGGCTTTATTTTAGCCAAAACAAATTCCTTTAGCGGTGCCCTGATCTTTGTTGCCAGTGTATTGTTCATAGGTGCTCTATCCTACATTTTCATAGTAAATAAACCTGAAAGAATCGTATTAATAGACAAAAATTAA
- a CDS encoding glucarate dehydratase family protein, translating to MKLQGSPIITDMKVIPVAGYDSALLTLSGCHAPYFTRNIVILEDETGNTGIGEIHGGDDITRMIESYRPFVVGQEIADYRGCITAIRKGGLSIKGDSGEGLQGLNLANLKFVVQAEAAVECAMMDLLGKFVNKPIAALLGDGGIQRTEVPFLGYLFYIADMEKLDLNYLRETQFKDDWDRVRRIETLTAEGIVAQAKAAEARYGFKSFKLKGGVLRGEEEMEAIQALHEAFPDSRINLDPNGAWSLEEAIMLCKGKGDILAYIEDPCGPEAGFSSREIMAEFKIATGLPVATNMIATNWRQFHHAATLRAVDIVLADPHFWTLNGSIRMAHVLNDWGLTWGSHSNNHFDITLAAFTQVAAAAPGNISPIDTHYIWQDGQELCDDPLQIIDGVIKLPDKPGLGVEINMDKVMKANELYRSLPYHDRDDSTSMQYLIKEWKYNSKKPCMVR from the coding sequence ATGAAATTGCAGGGATCGCCAATTATTACAGATATGAAGGTTATTCCAGTAGCAGGGTATGATAGTGCCCTGCTCACATTAAGTGGCTGTCATGCTCCTTATTTTACTCGTAATATTGTTATTTTAGAAGATGAAACGGGGAATACAGGTATCGGTGAGATTCATGGCGGCGATGATATTACTAGAATGATAGAAAGTTATCGTCCATTTGTTGTAGGACAAGAGATTGCCGATTATAGAGGTTGTATTACTGCCATACGTAAAGGTGGTTTGAGTATAAAAGGTGACTCTGGTGAAGGGTTGCAAGGATTAAATTTAGCCAATTTAAAATTTGTTGTGCAAGCAGAGGCTGCTGTTGAATGCGCGATGATGGACTTGCTTGGTAAATTTGTTAATAAACCAATTGCAGCATTGCTTGGCGATGGAGGTATTCAACGTACAGAAGTTCCTTTCTTAGGCTATTTATTCTATATCGCAGATATGGAAAAACTCGATCTTAATTATTTACGTGAAACACAATTTAAGGATGATTGGGATCGTGTTAGACGAATTGAAACGTTAACAGCTGAAGGAATTGTAGCTCAAGCAAAAGCAGCTGAAGCTCGTTATGGATTTAAGAGTTTCAAATTAAAAGGTGGAGTACTTCGAGGGGAAGAAGAAATGGAAGCGATTCAAGCTTTACATGAAGCATTCCCTGATTCAAGAATTAATCTTGATCCAAATGGAGCATGGTCATTGGAAGAAGCCATTATGCTTTGCAAAGGTAAAGGAGATATACTTGCATATATTGAAGATCCGTGTGGTCCTGAAGCGGGATTCTCTAGCCGTGAAATAATGGCTGAATTTAAGATTGCAACCGGATTACCTGTTGCTACAAATATGATTGCTACAAATTGGCGTCAATTTCATCATGCAGCAACACTTAGAGCGGTCGATATTGTGTTAGCTGACCCTCATTTCTGGACATTGAATGGTAGTATCCGTATGGCACATGTATTAAACGATTGGGGCTTAACATGGGGGTCGCATTCCAATAATCACTTTGATATTACATTAGCAGCATTTACACAAGTAGCAGCTGCTGCGCCAGGGAATATTTCACCAATCGATACGCACTATATTTGGCAAGATGGCCAAGAATTATGTGATGATCCATTACAAATTATAGATGGAGTAATTAAACTACCTGATAAACCAGGTTTAGGTGTGGAAATAAATATGGATAAAGTTATGAAAGCAAATGAATTGTATAGAAGTCTGCCTTATCATGATCGTGATGATTCAACTTCTATGCAATATCTAATTAAAGAGTGGAAATATAACTCTAAAAAACCATGTATGGTGAGATAA
- the gucD gene encoding alpha-ketoglutaric semialdehyde dehydrogenase GucD, producing MITTVQTKTYLNYINGEWVASISNEVEKSLNPADKQAIVGYVQKSTKDDLNLAVEAAKKAKDKWRKLAGSERGEYLYKVAQILEKRIDEIAECATREMGKTFAETKGETARGIAILKYYAGEGMRKVGDVIPSTDSSALMFTTRVPLGVVGVITPWNFPIAIPIWKMAPALVYGNTIVVKPATETAITCAKIMECFEEAGLPAGVINMVTGPGSVIGQGIADHEDVNGITFTGSNGVGKRIGQAALARGAKYQLEMGGKNPVIVAADADLNLAVEAVITGAFRSTGQKCTATSRVIVAAEVYEEFKQLLVKETKGISIGDGLDSGTWMGPCASENQLNTVLSYIKKGVEEGAELLIGGKRAEEGSQANGFYVEPTIFDNCTSDMTIVQEEIFGPVIALLKADSVEEALQLANSVEYGLSASIFTANIKHLLSFVNDMEAGLIRVNAESAGVELQAPFGGMKNSSSHSREQGEAAKEFFTSIKTVFVK from the coding sequence ATGATAACTACAGTTCAAACAAAAACGTATCTTAACTATATTAACGGTGAATGGGTTGCTTCCATTTCAAATGAAGTTGAAAAAAGTTTAAACCCGGCAGATAAACAGGCAATCGTCGGATATGTACAAAAATCTACCAAGGATGACTTGAACCTGGCTGTGGAAGCTGCGAAAAAGGCGAAAGATAAATGGCGTAAACTAGCTGGTTCAGAGCGCGGGGAGTATCTGTATAAGGTAGCGCAAATTCTTGAAAAGCGGATTGATGAAATTGCAGAATGTGCAACAAGGGAAATGGGAAAGACATTTGCTGAAACAAAAGGGGAAACGGCACGCGGTATTGCGATCCTGAAATACTATGCAGGAGAAGGAATGCGTAAGGTGGGGGATGTCATTCCATCCACCGACAGTTCAGCGCTTATGTTCACGACGCGCGTCCCGCTTGGTGTAGTCGGCGTCATCACACCTTGGAATTTCCCGATCGCCATCCCAATCTGGAAGATGGCTCCTGCTCTAGTATATGGGAATACGATTGTGGTCAAGCCAGCCACCGAGACGGCCATCACCTGTGCAAAGATCATGGAGTGTTTTGAAGAAGCCGGTTTACCGGCGGGTGTAATCAATATGGTCACAGGACCGGGCAGTGTCATCGGGCAGGGCATCGCCGATCACGAAGATGTAAACGGCATTACCTTCACCGGCTCAAACGGCGTTGGAAAAAGAATTGGACAAGCGGCGTTAGCACGCGGAGCGAAATACCAGCTTGAAATGGGCGGGAAAAACCCGGTAATCGTTGCAGCGGATGCGGATCTTAATCTGGCTGTAGAAGCCGTCATTACAGGTGCCTTCCGTTCAACGGGGCAAAAATGTACCGCGACAAGCCGTGTCATCGTTGCAGCTGAAGTTTATGAAGAGTTCAAACAGCTGTTGGTGAAAGAAACGAAAGGCATTTCCATCGGAGATGGATTGGACAGTGGGACATGGATGGGACCATGTGCTAGCGAAAATCAATTGAATACGGTTCTTTCCTATATTAAAAAAGGAGTGGAAGAAGGCGCTGAACTTCTGATTGGCGGAAAGCGTGCTGAAGAAGGCTCTCAGGCAAATGGCTTTTATGTAGAGCCTACGATTTTTGATAACTGTACGTCAGATATGACAATTGTACAGGAAGAAATTTTTGGTCCGGTGATTGCTTTATTGAAAGCTGATTCAGTTGAAGAGGCTCTGCAACTTGCGAACAGCGTGGAATACGGCCTTAGTGCTTCGATTTTCACAGCCAATATCAAACATTTGCTTTCATTTGTTAACGATATGGAAGCGGGATTGATCAGGGTTAACGCCGAGAGCGCAGGCGTTGAATTGCAGGCGCCGTTTGGCGGCATGAAAAACTCCAGCTCCCACTCAAGGGAACAAGGAGAAGCAGCAAAAGAGTTTTTCACATCCATTAAAACGGTGTTTGTAAAATAA